In Rickettsiella endosymbiont of Aleochara curtula, one genomic interval encodes:
- a CDS encoding adenylosuccinate synthase has translation MTKTIIIIGCQWGDEGKGKIVDLLTQHVKAVVRFQGGHNAGHTLVIQGKKTILRLIPSGILHAGVECLIGNGVVISPEALIKEMDELEQQGVPARLRLKLSATCPIILPTHIALDEAREKSGKNAIGTTKRGIGPAYEDKVARRGLRLCDFFNPQQFAEKLKTLFHYHNFILEHYYQAPTIDYEKTCAHLLTLGKQLVPLITDVPALLASYHQEKKPLLFEGAQGTFLDIDQGTYPYVTSSNTIAGSAATGSGLGIRCFDYVLGVSKAYSTRVGNGVFPTELLDQDGDNLRDRGNEYGSVTKRPRRCGWLDTVLLRRAVQLNSVSALCLTKLDVLDTLPTIKICTAYRLGTQVLTDLPLNPEDLSQCIPMYEELPGWQTPTTPIKELAKLPKNAQAYLHRIEELVGIPIVIISTGADRDETIVLEKIV, from the coding sequence ATGACAAAAACCATCATCATTATTGGATGCCAATGGGGCGACGAAGGCAAAGGGAAAATTGTTGACTTACTCACGCAGCACGTTAAAGCCGTAGTACGCTTTCAAGGCGGACATAATGCCGGACATACTTTGGTTATCCAAGGTAAAAAAACGATTTTACGGTTAATCCCCTCTGGAATTTTACATGCCGGTGTAGAATGTTTAATTGGAAATGGCGTAGTCATTTCGCCAGAAGCCCTGATCAAAGAAATGGATGAACTAGAACAGCAAGGTGTCCCAGCACGACTACGCCTGAAGCTCAGCGCGACCTGTCCTATTATTCTACCGACACATATTGCACTCGATGAAGCGCGCGAAAAGAGTGGAAAAAATGCCATCGGCACCACCAAACGCGGCATAGGACCTGCTTATGAAGATAAAGTAGCGCGACGCGGTTTACGACTGTGTGATTTTTTTAATCCACAACAATTCGCTGAAAAATTAAAAACCTTATTCCATTATCATAATTTTATACTCGAACATTATTATCAAGCACCCACCATCGACTACGAAAAAACCTGTGCACATTTATTAACATTAGGCAAACAATTAGTTCCGTTAATTACTGATGTCCCTGCACTTTTAGCAAGCTATCACCAAGAAAAAAAACCTTTATTATTTGAAGGAGCGCAAGGTACCTTTTTAGATATCGATCAAGGGACTTATCCCTATGTCACCTCATCGAATACCATAGCCGGCTCTGCAGCCACCGGTAGCGGTTTAGGCATACGTTGCTTCGATTATGTGTTAGGCGTCAGCAAAGCGTATAGCACACGTGTCGGTAACGGCGTTTTTCCAACGGAGTTACTCGACCAAGACGGCGATAATCTCAGAGACCGCGGTAACGAATACGGAAGTGTTACTAAACGTCCAAGGCGTTGTGGGTGGTTAGATACGGTGTTATTGCGCCGCGCAGTCCAATTAAATAGCGTCTCCGCTTTATGTCTAACCAAATTGGATGTATTAGATACGCTGCCAACTATTAAAATTTGCACGGCTTATCGATTAGGAACGCAGGTATTAACCGACTTACCATTAAATCCAGAAGATCTCAGCCAATGTATCCCGATGTACGAAGAACTCCCTGGTTGGCAAACACCGACGACGCCGATAAAAGAATTGGCCAAATTACCGAAAAATGCGCAAGCGTATTTGCATCGGATTGAAGAGTTGGTGGGCATACCGATAGTGATTATTTCTACCGGTGCCGACAGAGATGAAACGATAGTTTTAGAGAAGATTGTTTAA